DNA from Mucilaginibacter mallensis:
AAATTCCTTAATGCCTTTAAACCCATCCGGATTATGGGCAAAATCTATCATGAATTTAAAATCCTTAAAATCGAAAATGTTCATCCTGCCCGGTGTTTGCGCGGCAGATGGGATAAAGGTTTCAAGTGATATTTTAATATCCTCGGTCCTGAAGCCCCATAAAAATGCAGCCAGTGTTGCCGCCAGTACGTTCTCTATCATGAACGGAACGGTACCACCGAAAGTCAGCGGGATGAGCACCGTGCGCTCTACGCGGATCTTCCAGTCGCCTTTTAATATGGTGATAAAACCGTTTTCGTATACACAAGCTATGCCGCCCTTTTTACAGTGCGCTTTTATTACCGGGTTATTCTCGTCTCTGCTGAAATAGGTAACGTTGCATTCAGCTTTTTTACCAATGCGCACGCAGTATTCATTATCAGCATTTAAAACGGCCCAGCCATTTTTCTTAACCGAATTGATGACCACACTTTTTACACGCATCAGATCATCCAATGTATGAATATCCGACAGGCCCAGATGATCTTCCTGAATATTGGTTACCACGCCTATATCGCAAAAGCCAAAACCCAGTCCCGAGCGTAAAATACCGCCACGGGCAGTTTCCAGCACGGCAAAATCAACCGTTGGGTCCTTCAATATAAACTCGCTGCTTACCGGGCCGGTGGTATCGCCCTTTAGCAGCATGGTGTTTTGTACATAGATGCCATCGCTGGTGGTAAAGCCTACACGGTAGCCGTTATTTTTAACAATATGGGCAATCAGGCGGGTAGTGGTGGTTTTACCATTAGTGCCGGTTACCGCTATAATAGGTATCCGTGCCGATTTACCATATGGGTACAGCATATCAATCACATGCCCGGCCACATTACGGGCAAGGCCCTCGCTTGGCGCAATATGCATGCGGAAGCCCGGCGCTGCGTTAACTTCCAATACCACGCCACCTGTTTCGGTGAGCGGCTCGGTCAGATTTTTCGCCATAATATCAATGCCGCATATATCAAGTCCGATGATCTTTGAGATCCGCTCGCAAAAGAAAACATTTTGCGGGTGCACATGGTCGGTCACATCTACTGATGTTCCGCCGGTGCTCAGGTTAGCGGTTGATTTTACAAATACCTTTTCGCCTTTAGCTGGTATCGTTTCTAAGTTATAGCCTTTCTTTTCCAGCAGGTCGAGCGTGTCACGGTCTATATCTATCAGGGTCAGCACATTTTCATGGCCATAGCCACGGCGCGGGTCGGTATTTTCTGTATCGATGAGTTGTTGTATGGTCGATACGCCATCACCCTTCACATGTGCAGGGTCGCGCAATGCGGCAGCAACCATCTTATTATCAATCACCAGTACCCTGAAATCGAAACCGGTTACAAAGCGCTCAACAATTACCCTGCGTGATATTCTGGCAGCAAACTCATAAGCCTCCACCGCGTCCTCACGATTTCTAATGTTAATGGATATACCCCTGCCATGATTGCCATCCAATGGTTTAAATACCAGCGGGAAACCCACTTCACGTATAGCCCTATCCACATCATCAACCGATGAAATGGTGGTGCCTTTTGCCACAGGGATGGCCTGCTCTAATAATAAACGCTTGGTTTCTTCCTTATTACTGGCAATATCAACGGCAATGCTGCTGGTTTTTTCGGTCATGGTAGCGCGAAAACGCACCTGGTTTTTACCATAGCCCAATTGCACCAATGATTGCTTGTTAAGCCTGATCCACGGAATGTCACGGGCTATGGCTTCCTCTACTATTGATCCGGTGCTTGGCCCTAATCGGGTGGCCTCGCGTATCTCACGCATTTGTTGTATATCATGCTCCAGGTCGTATTCCTCGCCGGTTATTAATGCCTGGGCAATCCGTACCGATGCTTCAGCAGCGTAGATGCCTACCTTTTCTTCCAGATAAGTAAATACCACATTGTAAACACCCAACTCTTTTGTTTCACGGGTACGGCCAAAACCTGTATCCATGCCTGCAAGGGTTTGTATCTCAAGGGCGATGTGTTCAATCACATGCCCCATCCAGGTGCCGGCAACAATACGCTGAAAAAATCCCCCTGGTACACCCGGCGAACATCGGTGCTCATATAAAGTGGGGATCAATGCCTTAAGGCGATCATAGAACCCATCAATTTTATTGGTTGGCTTATGCTCCAGTTCCTGCAGGTTCAGGCGCATTTGTATCAGTTTTTTACGGTTGGTGCTCCAGATGTTCGGGCCACGCAGTACTTGTATATTTTCGATCTTCATAAAGGCAATTCCATTAAAACGGGCTTAAATTTACTTAAATCTAAACCCGTAACAAGCTAATAAATATTTTGATAGGAAAACTTTAATATATATTTAATATTCGCCGCCTTTGTCGGTCATTTTATTTTAATTTGTAGGTAGATAATGAGTGGATTAGCGAATTAGTGATTGAGTGATTGTTTTTATATCCATATATGGCTATGAACCATCAACCATCAACCATGAACTATGAACAACTAATTCACTAAATCACTAACTCACTAAATAAATATAATGACGCCAAAAGGAAAACTGATAATAATAGGAGGTGCCGTTGATATGGGAAGTAATATCAGCGCGCAGGAGAATATTTTACAGCCTAATTATATCAAGTTTTTTGAGCAGGGCATTCTAAAGCGCATCATCACCGAATCGGCTAAGCACGAGGGTTCAAAAATTGAGGTGATACTTACCGCTTCACAAATACCAGAACTGGTGGGCGATGAATACATTAAGGCCTTTAACCACCTTAATGTTACCCATATTAATGTGCTCGATATCCGCACACGTGAAGATGCCGCCAAAAAAGAATACCTCGACCGTATCCGTGAAGCCGATGTAGTGATGTTTAGCGGCGGCGATCAGCTTCGCCTGAGCGCCATATTTGGTGGTACCGAGTTTTTACAGATCCTGAAAAAGCGCTACCAGAACGAACACTTTGTTATCGCGGGCACATCAGCCGGAGCGGCGGCAGCTTCGGCACATATGATCTACCGCGGTTCAAGCAATGAGGCCCTAATAAAGGGCCACGTGCAGATCACCGCCGGACTGGGCTTTATTGATTCTGTTTTTGTTGATACCCACTTTGTACAGCGCGGCCGCATAGGCAGATTATTATATGCCGTAGCCAGCAACCCCGGCATATTAGGTATAGGACTGGGTGAGGATGCAGGTCTGCTAATTACCGAAGGCACCATGATGGAAGCCATAGGCTCGGGCTTAATTATTTTGGTTGATGGCCGCAACATGGTTGCCACCAATATATACGAAGTGGAGATGGGCTCGCCGGTATCAATTGAAAACCTGAAAGTGCATGTAATGTCCATCTTTGATAAGTACGATCTGAAACAACACAAACTACTCATCAAAAAAATTGTTAAGATTGAAGACGGCGTATTTATAAAAGTCGGTGATAGCGATTTAAAACGATAACCATTGCAGTTTCCCTCTTGAGAGGAGCAGCGGTGTATTAAACAAGTGGAAGGAAAAGAGCTCACCCTCTTTGCGCCACAGGCGAAGAGAGGGTCGACCAGCGAAGCACAGTCGGGGTGAGTCAACGGAGCGCGTTGAAGCTTGCGTTAGGGATAGCAGCGGATACCGGCCACTTCGAGGGCCTCAGTGCAGGCTCGAGCCTAAGGCCTGCAGGCGTATGAGCGAATAGCCCGACCGCAGGGAACGCCCAATAATTAACGACCTAATCCTTATCCCAACAAAATATTATAAACCATTACACATCTTTCTCATTATTATAAAAGACAATGAAAAGATTAACAATACATATACCCCATGAAACTAATCATCCACGGCGGCTTCTTCAGCGAATCGCAAACCAACCAGGAAGTTAAAAAAGCCAAGCAAACGGCCTTAAGAGAAATTGTGGAGCTTTGCTACAAATACCTGCAGGATCACACAGCGTTTGAAACAGTTGTTTATACTGTAGCACTACTTGAAGACTCTGAACTTTTTAATGCCGGTACCGGCTCACAAATACAAAGCGATGGCAAGATCAGGCTCAGCGCATCATTAATGGATGGCAAAACCCTGCGTTTTTCGGGTGTTATAAATGTTGAAGATGTAAAAAACCCCATCTGTGTAGCCGAGAAATTGCAGGATTACGAGGATAAAGTATTAAGTGGCAAAGGTGCGCAGGATTTTGCCCGTGAAAATGGCTTTGATTATTACAATCCAGAAACCCCGCAGCGCCGCATGGAATACGAACAAAAGTTAAGTGACTCTATTCGCCTGGGTACCGTTGGCTGTGTAGCGCTTGATGGCGATGGTAATTTGGCGGCAGCTACCTCAACCGGGGGCAAAGGCTTTGAAATACCGGGCCGTGTAAGCGATTCTGCTACCGCGGCAGGTAATTATTGCAATGGCTTCGCGGGCATTTCGTGCACCGGCGTAGGTGAGGATATTGTAAGCGGCGCCGTAGCCGCAAAAATAGTTACCCGGGTAACCGACGGCATGCCATTATTCTTCGCTACCGAGAAGACTTTAGACGAGCTAAAACCTTTCGACGGCTTTGCCGGCATCATAGGCATATCAGCCAATGGCGATATCTATCATGCTGATACGCACCCTTATATGGTGTGGGCATTACACGATACACAAATCCAGGTTTTTGAATAATCATGCTTTTATAATTACCTTGCATAATATTAATTAGTATATTTGCGTTCTGGTTAATACGATTAAATCCAAGGGAAATAACATTGAAGAAATTTACGCTAATTATTGTTCTGTTCATGACAATAAGCTACTCGGCCTCGGCCCAGTGGTGGAGAGTTAGCATTTTAAGGCACCGCTACCCGGCAGTTACACTTGTAAAAGATAACCCTGCCGCGCACCTGCATTTCCCCATTCCAAAATTTGCTGCAACTAAAATAAAGCCATTCGCCCTAAAGGAGAGCGATTTTAGTATTGAATTGGCCGAGGATGCGCTCATCAGAACCGCCCAGCATAATATGCGTTTCAGGATTTATGACCAGGCCAGCTACAACTTTAGCGAACTCGCAAAGCTATATATCAAACAAAACCGTTTGTCCGAAGCTAAATGGTACTTGCTGCAAAGCAATTCCATATCACGCACGCAGAATGACAATAAGCATACGATTGCCAATTTAATGTCGTTAGCCCTGATCAAGGCTGATATGGGCGATATTGTTTTGGCCCAGCAGGACCTGGCAGAAGCCTATCAGATAGCTAATACCCAGGGCTGGCATGCCGATATGGCTAATATTGATAAAGAAGTAAAATACATACAGTTAAACAGAACAACCGCCTCAAAAACTGAACTCCGTTATGACGATGCCGTTATGGCTGCTATTATAGCTACGGCTGCCAATGCTAAAAAAACTGATTGATATTTTTACTCCGCTTTGTAACAATAAGGTAAAATGCCCGTCTTACTTATTAAAAAATCAAACATTATTGTAATATTGTTATTTTAAGTACGAGGCAGCTTTATGACTGTCTCTTTTTATTTACATTAGCGAACTTATATTAGGCACAAGTATTGATGTTATATCCCGATTTAAAGACT
Protein-coding regions in this window:
- the cphA gene encoding cyanophycin synthetase produces the protein MKIENIQVLRGPNIWSTNRKKLIQMRLNLQELEHKPTNKIDGFYDRLKALIPTLYEHRCSPGVPGGFFQRIVAGTWMGHVIEHIALEIQTLAGMDTGFGRTRETKELGVYNVVFTYLEEKVGIYAAEASVRIAQALITGEEYDLEHDIQQMREIREATRLGPSTGSIVEEAIARDIPWIRLNKQSLVQLGYGKNQVRFRATMTEKTSSIAVDIASNKEETKRLLLEQAIPVAKGTTISSVDDVDRAIREVGFPLVFKPLDGNHGRGISINIRNREDAVEAYEFAARISRRVIVERFVTGFDFRVLVIDNKMVAAALRDPAHVKGDGVSTIQQLIDTENTDPRRGYGHENVLTLIDIDRDTLDLLEKKGYNLETIPAKGEKVFVKSTANLSTGGTSVDVTDHVHPQNVFFCERISKIIGLDICGIDIMAKNLTEPLTETGGVVLEVNAAPGFRMHIAPSEGLARNVAGHVIDMLYPYGKSARIPIIAVTGTNGKTTTTRLIAHIVKNNGYRVGFTTSDGIYVQNTMLLKGDTTGPVSSEFILKDPTVDFAVLETARGGILRSGLGFGFCDIGVVTNIQEDHLGLSDIHTLDDLMRVKSVVINSVKKNGWAVLNADNEYCVRIGKKAECNVTYFSRDENNPVIKAHCKKGGIACVYENGFITILKGDWKIRVERTVLIPLTFGGTVPFMIENVLAATLAAFLWGFRTEDIKISLETFIPSAAQTPGRMNIFDFKDFKFMIDFAHNPDGFKGIKEFLSHLDSPLKIGIIAGTGDRRDEDIRELGKLSAEMFDYIILRQEKHLRGRTEENILSLLKEGIRSVDVNKQFEVVPKEIDAIKHAMSLAKPGTFITALSDVIDNAIETVQNYQEQERNGLFNV
- a CDS encoding cyanophycinase is translated as MTPKGKLIIIGGAVDMGSNISAQENILQPNYIKFFEQGILKRIITESAKHEGSKIEVILTASQIPELVGDEYIKAFNHLNVTHINVLDIRTREDAAKKEYLDRIREADVVMFSGGDQLRLSAIFGGTEFLQILKKRYQNEHFVIAGTSAGAAAASAHMIYRGSSNEALIKGHVQITAGLGFIDSVFVDTHFVQRGRIGRLLYAVASNPGILGIGLGEDAGLLITEGTMMEAIGSGLIILVDGRNMVATNIYEVEMGSPVSIENLKVHVMSIFDKYDLKQHKLLIKKIVKIEDGVFIKVGDSDLKR
- a CDS encoding isoaspartyl peptidase/L-asparaginase, which translates into the protein MKLIIHGGFFSESQTNQEVKKAKQTALREIVELCYKYLQDHTAFETVVYTVALLEDSELFNAGTGSQIQSDGKIRLSASLMDGKTLRFSGVINVEDVKNPICVAEKLQDYEDKVLSGKGAQDFARENGFDYYNPETPQRRMEYEQKLSDSIRLGTVGCVALDGDGNLAAATSTGGKGFEIPGRVSDSATAAGNYCNGFAGISCTGVGEDIVSGAVAAKIVTRVTDGMPLFFATEKTLDELKPFDGFAGIIGISANGDIYHADTHPYMVWALHDTQIQVFE
- a CDS encoding tetratricopeptide repeat protein; amino-acid sequence: MTISYSASAQWWRVSILRHRYPAVTLVKDNPAAHLHFPIPKFAATKIKPFALKESDFSIELAEDALIRTAQHNMRFRIYDQASYNFSELAKLYIKQNRLSEAKWYLLQSNSISRTQNDNKHTIANLMSLALIKADMGDIVLAQQDLAEAYQIANTQGWHADMANIDKEVKYIQLNRTTASKTELRYDDAVMAAIIATAANAKKTD